From a single Lolium rigidum isolate FL_2022 chromosome 7, APGP_CSIRO_Lrig_0.1, whole genome shotgun sequence genomic region:
- the LOC124675341 gene encoding uncharacterized protein LOC124675341 produces MASGTGKAMGSSWTSAMRSSCVGTVEALKDRHAGLCRWSHAFRSPQQLASATAAAGNSKSKAVPAAGGAAARRKARQEQEEELRTVMYLSNWGPNN; encoded by the coding sequence ATGGCGAGCGGCACCGGGAAGGCGATGGGGTCGTCGTGGACGTCGGCGATGAGGTCGTCGTGCGTGGGCACCGTCGAGGCGCTCAAGGACCGCCATGCTGGgctgtgccgctggagccacgcgTTCCGGTCCCCCCAGCAGCTAGCTAGTGCtacggcggcggccgggaacAGCAAGAGCAAGGCGGTGCCCGCTGCCGGTGGTgccgcggcgaggaggaaggcgaggcaggagcaggaggaggagctaCGCACAGTCATGTACCTCAGCAACTGGGGCCCAAACAACTAG
- the LOC124678444 gene encoding mediator of RNA polymerase II transcription subunit 15a-like isoform X1, which yields MAAAGGSGGGGGSRRHWLADDPGFRSGVLRKLTTRLNPYLEPRYAPDSQEAQRFVTKFEEEAFSGANSKEDYMRIISNKLLLFEKRRSEQMQRRRQSRSQLQQTNAPQALQGGNSSVMPEAVMMASPRPTSQPMTPITPGLVENQMQLGASQCQSQYPSRQLQATNFVGCSPTSVSKPAIQPNSQQNRLLAKNDSAIGRQQLTRMNQQTLGANQQEMDLQRYHILGAQQADASKMQVGQLGGKNNQQDSRLTDLLHSQFKASEPEHMARTLQQISGAQQSTFVCQNSQIPATVGSARECDVIEKMYCQIKSWKDAYYLQLVELEEKFRVPVLTEEQLLSLPGSKANSYRKKVDLKKQIRKILNFLQLRKSDVHEGLRLEFSKYEKYIHNLVDFIKKTKAHDGKMNIGYQLQNFGQQSAAINLTENVSLIAGDKSRQQKQPGDASILQSRQTTTARTSPDHQHNNHSHLLGITSPSSISSPGSLQSWSTSMLEYLTPSPVAKPGVAPDSPCAPVMSRFSKDVGSISDFLLHDNAAAPPPKTNSSNHVTPTKPMSASSLQTEIAAGQVEDQVRCRDRTSVTKKPIDRLIDAMRSSSPAALRSSANSIWSVLSIGDIVPPGKIGTILDCKSSQQQQFGGSNTVNKMKRVFNNTSSCSGSLLAGSFDNSCMSFECDASDSGSSSKRSIKRQKTKNANDALLEEIKSINSTLIDTVISMSGDCETDGFASCGGGTTLKLSYNAVSISRAVISLFATSEMSLVCPAKLFIPPDYPSSSPVLINDGGDEVLRKNSSAISVSLDVAFRHVLAGLPEPRSIKEIARAWDACVRKAVTEFAQRQGGGTVSMMLGRWDRCAAA from the exons AtggccgccgccggcgggagcggcggcggcggaggcagccGCCGCCACTGGCTAGCGGACGATCCCGGCTTCCGCTCCGGCGTACTCCGGAAGCT AACTACCAGATTGAACCCATATCTCGAGCCTAGGTATGCTCCTGATTCCCAAGAGGCCCAACGTTTTGTTACCAAATTTGAGGAGGAAGCATTCAGTGGGGCTAACAGTAAG GAAGACTACATGAGAATTATATCAAACAAGTTGCTCTTATTTGAGAAAAGAAGAAGTGAACAGATGCAACGACGAAGGCAGTCACGTAGCCAATTGCAACAGACTAATGCACCTCAGGCTTTACAAGGAGGCAATTCTTCTGTAATGCCAGAGGCGGTGATGATGGCTAGTCCAAGGCCAACTTCTCAGCCTATGACACCTATAACTCCAGGGCTAGTGGAAAACCAGATGCAATTAGGAGCCAGTCAGTGTCAGAGCCAATACCCATCCAGGCAACTGCAGGCTACAAACTTTGTAGGTTGCAGCCCAACAAGTGTGTCAAAGCCAGCTATTCAACCAAATTCTCAGCAGAATCGCCTACTTGCCAAGAATGATAGTGCCATTGGTAGGCAGCAGCTGACAAGGATGAATCAGCAAACTTTGGGAGCCAACCAACAAGAGATGGACTTGCAAAGGTACCATATCCTTGGAGCACAACAGGCTGATGCCTCTAAGATGCAGGTCGGTCAGCTTGGAGGAAAGAATAATCAGCAGGATTCTAGGCTGACAGATCTACTACATTCACAGTTCAAGGCATCTGAACCTGAGCATATGGCTCGAACTCTACAACAGATTAGCGGTGCTCAACAGAGCACTTTTGTCTGTCAGAATTCTCAGATTCCAG CTACCGTTGGAAGTGCTAGAGAATGTGACGTAATAGAGAAAATGTATTGCCAG ATCAAGTCTTGGAAGGATGCGTATTATTTACAGCTTGTTGAATTGGAGGAAAAGTTTCGTGTTCCAGTACTAACAGAG GAACAATTGTTGTCACTACCTGGATCGAAAGCTAATTCATACAGAAAAAAAGTTGATCTCAAGAAGCAAATCAGAAAGATACTAAATTTTTTGCAGTTGAGGAAAAGTGATGTGCACGAGGGTTTAAGGTTGGAGTTCAGCAAGTACGAAAAATATATACATAATTTGGTGGATTTTATCAAGAAGACTAAAGCTCACGATGGAAAGATGAATATTGGATATCAGTTGCAGAATTTTGGTCAGCAGTCTGCAGCCATTAATCTTACTGAAAACGTATCCCTAATCGCTGGTGATAAAAG TAGACAACAAAAGCAACCTGGAGATGCAAGCATTTTGCAGTCAAGGCAAACAACTACAGCTCGAACATCACCAgatcatcaacataacaatcacAGCCACTTGTTAGGAATAACAAGTCCTTCCTCGATCAGTTCACCAGGATCATTGCAATCTTGGTCTACCAGTATGCTTGAGTACTTGACCCCCTCACCAGTTGCCAAGCCAGGGGTAGCACCAGACTCACCCTGTGCTCCGGTGATGTCCAGATTCTCAAAGGACGTTGGCAGCATATCTGACTTTCTGTTGCATGATaatgcagcagcaccaccaccaaaaACAAATAGTTCTAACCATGTCACTCCTACTAAACCAATGTCAGCTTCATCACTTCAGACAGAGATAGCAGCTGGTCAAGTAGAGGATCAGGTGCGATGTAGGGACAGAACATCGGTGACTAAGAAGCCCATCGATCGTCTCATTGATGCG ATGAGGTCTTCATCACCAGCAGCGCTACGCAGCTCAGCTAATTCAATCTGGTCTGTTCTTAGCATCGGTGACATTGTTCCACCTGGGAAAATTGGCACAATTTTGGATTGCAAATCCTCTCAACAACAGCAGTTTGGTGGATCTAATACTGTGAACAAAATGAAGCGTGTATTCAATAATACATCATCATGCTCTGGATCGCTACTAGCAGGAAGTTTTGATAACAGTTGCATGTCATTTGAGTGCGATGCCTCTGACTCTGGTTCGAGCAGCAAAAGAAGCATCAAGAGGCAGAAAacaaag AATGCTAATGATGCTCTCTtggaagagattaaatctattaacAGCACACTTATCGACACAGTGATCAGCATGTCTGGTGACTGTGAAACAGATGGGTTTGCCTCCTGCGGTGGCGGGACAACGTTGAAACTGTCTTACAACGCTGTGTCCATTTCACGTGCCGTAATATCACTCTTTGCAACATCTGAAATG TCGCTTGTCTGCCCCGCAAAGCTTTTTATCCCCCCAGATTATCCAAGTAGCTCTCCGGTACTTATTAATGACGGAGGAGATGAGGTGCTAAG GAAGAATTCCAGTGCCATCTCGGTCTCACTGGACGTGGCGTTCCGGCATGTCCTCGCTGGCCTCCCGGAACCCCGATCAATCAAGGAGATAGCCAGGGCGTGGGATGCTTGTGTGCGGAAGGCTGTAACGGAGTTTGCGCAGCGGCAAGGCGGAGGGACGGTCAgcatgatgcttggccgttgggaTAGATGCGCTGCCGCATGA
- the LOC124678444 gene encoding mediator of RNA polymerase II transcription subunit 15a-like isoform X2, with product MAAAGGSGGGGGSRRHWLADDPGFRSGVLRKLTTRLNPYLEPRYAPDSQEAQRFVTKFEEEAFSGANSKEDYMRIISNKLLLFEKRRSEQMQRRRQSRSQLQQTNAPQALQGGNSSVMPEAVMMASPRPTSQPMTPITPGLVENQMQLGASQCQSQYPSRQLQATNFVGCSPTSVSKPAIQPNSQQNRLLAKNDSAIGRQQLTRMNQQTLGANQQEMDLQRYHILGAQQADASKMQVGQLGGKNNQQDSRLTDLLHSQFKASEPEHMARTLQQISGAQQSTFVCQNSQIPATVGSARECDVIEKMYCQIKSWKDAYYLQLVELEEKFRVPVLTEEQLLSLPGSKANSYRKKVDLKKQIRKILNFLQLRKSDVHEGLRLEFSKYEKYIHNLVDFIKKTKAHDGKMNIGYQLQNFGQQSAAINLTENVSLIAGDKRQQKQPGDASILQSRQTTTARTSPDHQHNNHSHLLGITSPSSISSPGSLQSWSTSMLEYLTPSPVAKPGVAPDSPCAPVMSRFSKDVGSISDFLLHDNAAAPPPKTNSSNHVTPTKPMSASSLQTEIAAGQVEDQVRCRDRTSVTKKPIDRLIDAMRSSSPAALRSSANSIWSVLSIGDIVPPGKIGTILDCKSSQQQQFGGSNTVNKMKRVFNNTSSCSGSLLAGSFDNSCMSFECDASDSGSSSKRSIKRQKTKNANDALLEEIKSINSTLIDTVISMSGDCETDGFASCGGGTTLKLSYNAVSISRAVISLFATSEMSLVCPAKLFIPPDYPSSSPVLINDGGDEVLRKNSSAISVSLDVAFRHVLAGLPEPRSIKEIARAWDACVRKAVTEFAQRQGGGTVSMMLGRWDRCAAA from the exons AtggccgccgccggcgggagcggcggcggcggaggcagccGCCGCCACTGGCTAGCGGACGATCCCGGCTTCCGCTCCGGCGTACTCCGGAAGCT AACTACCAGATTGAACCCATATCTCGAGCCTAGGTATGCTCCTGATTCCCAAGAGGCCCAACGTTTTGTTACCAAATTTGAGGAGGAAGCATTCAGTGGGGCTAACAGTAAG GAAGACTACATGAGAATTATATCAAACAAGTTGCTCTTATTTGAGAAAAGAAGAAGTGAACAGATGCAACGACGAAGGCAGTCACGTAGCCAATTGCAACAGACTAATGCACCTCAGGCTTTACAAGGAGGCAATTCTTCTGTAATGCCAGAGGCGGTGATGATGGCTAGTCCAAGGCCAACTTCTCAGCCTATGACACCTATAACTCCAGGGCTAGTGGAAAACCAGATGCAATTAGGAGCCAGTCAGTGTCAGAGCCAATACCCATCCAGGCAACTGCAGGCTACAAACTTTGTAGGTTGCAGCCCAACAAGTGTGTCAAAGCCAGCTATTCAACCAAATTCTCAGCAGAATCGCCTACTTGCCAAGAATGATAGTGCCATTGGTAGGCAGCAGCTGACAAGGATGAATCAGCAAACTTTGGGAGCCAACCAACAAGAGATGGACTTGCAAAGGTACCATATCCTTGGAGCACAACAGGCTGATGCCTCTAAGATGCAGGTCGGTCAGCTTGGAGGAAAGAATAATCAGCAGGATTCTAGGCTGACAGATCTACTACATTCACAGTTCAAGGCATCTGAACCTGAGCATATGGCTCGAACTCTACAACAGATTAGCGGTGCTCAACAGAGCACTTTTGTCTGTCAGAATTCTCAGATTCCAG CTACCGTTGGAAGTGCTAGAGAATGTGACGTAATAGAGAAAATGTATTGCCAG ATCAAGTCTTGGAAGGATGCGTATTATTTACAGCTTGTTGAATTGGAGGAAAAGTTTCGTGTTCCAGTACTAACAGAG GAACAATTGTTGTCACTACCTGGATCGAAAGCTAATTCATACAGAAAAAAAGTTGATCTCAAGAAGCAAATCAGAAAGATACTAAATTTTTTGCAGTTGAGGAAAAGTGATGTGCACGAGGGTTTAAGGTTGGAGTTCAGCAAGTACGAAAAATATATACATAATTTGGTGGATTTTATCAAGAAGACTAAAGCTCACGATGGAAAGATGAATATTGGATATCAGTTGCAGAATTTTGGTCAGCAGTCTGCAGCCATTAATCTTACTGAAAACGTATCCCTAATCGCTGGTGATAAAAG ACAACAAAAGCAACCTGGAGATGCAAGCATTTTGCAGTCAAGGCAAACAACTACAGCTCGAACATCACCAgatcatcaacataacaatcacAGCCACTTGTTAGGAATAACAAGTCCTTCCTCGATCAGTTCACCAGGATCATTGCAATCTTGGTCTACCAGTATGCTTGAGTACTTGACCCCCTCACCAGTTGCCAAGCCAGGGGTAGCACCAGACTCACCCTGTGCTCCGGTGATGTCCAGATTCTCAAAGGACGTTGGCAGCATATCTGACTTTCTGTTGCATGATaatgcagcagcaccaccaccaaaaACAAATAGTTCTAACCATGTCACTCCTACTAAACCAATGTCAGCTTCATCACTTCAGACAGAGATAGCAGCTGGTCAAGTAGAGGATCAGGTGCGATGTAGGGACAGAACATCGGTGACTAAGAAGCCCATCGATCGTCTCATTGATGCG ATGAGGTCTTCATCACCAGCAGCGCTACGCAGCTCAGCTAATTCAATCTGGTCTGTTCTTAGCATCGGTGACATTGTTCCACCTGGGAAAATTGGCACAATTTTGGATTGCAAATCCTCTCAACAACAGCAGTTTGGTGGATCTAATACTGTGAACAAAATGAAGCGTGTATTCAATAATACATCATCATGCTCTGGATCGCTACTAGCAGGAAGTTTTGATAACAGTTGCATGTCATTTGAGTGCGATGCCTCTGACTCTGGTTCGAGCAGCAAAAGAAGCATCAAGAGGCAGAAAacaaag AATGCTAATGATGCTCTCTtggaagagattaaatctattaacAGCACACTTATCGACACAGTGATCAGCATGTCTGGTGACTGTGAAACAGATGGGTTTGCCTCCTGCGGTGGCGGGACAACGTTGAAACTGTCTTACAACGCTGTGTCCATTTCACGTGCCGTAATATCACTCTTTGCAACATCTGAAATG TCGCTTGTCTGCCCCGCAAAGCTTTTTATCCCCCCAGATTATCCAAGTAGCTCTCCGGTACTTATTAATGACGGAGGAGATGAGGTGCTAAG GAAGAATTCCAGTGCCATCTCGGTCTCACTGGACGTGGCGTTCCGGCATGTCCTCGCTGGCCTCCCGGAACCCCGATCAATCAAGGAGATAGCCAGGGCGTGGGATGCTTGTGTGCGGAAGGCTGTAACGGAGTTTGCGCAGCGGCAAGGCGGAGGGACGGTCAgcatgatgcttggccgttgggaTAGATGCGCTGCCGCATGA